Within Pecten maximus chromosome 15, xPecMax1.1, whole genome shotgun sequence, the genomic segment cattttgaatttggACAGGCTGAAACTTGTTACCGCTAATTCTCAGGGAGTTTTTCATGGATCTGTCTCGGATTTCACCTGTATATTTCCGTTAGTTCATAGTTgtgcatgttttattttaaggctgatctgaaaacaagatggctgccattttgaaatttgacaTTTGAAAAATTTGTTATCACTTTTTTGTCAATTCGTTTTTCATTTACCTTTCTCATTTGACCTGTAGATTCCTCTCGGGCCCTAGTTTTGCATGCTCTATTTTGAGACTGTCCTGAAGAAAAATCGGTATTTCTTAGAAAGTTCGTCATGGTCATTTCTTGAAATTCATTTAGATTGCGCTTTtataatttaagtttgttaaCCTATATCATAGAGACTTATCgatggatctttctcatatgtaataatattaatatgaaGGTTCagcttttttttcaaatgattaagagTAAGATAAGAAAAGCACAGAAAATACGAGTTTTATAAAGACTGAAGATCCAATAAAGGTCATTCGATGGCGAGTCTCTGGGATATGTTGTCATTTTCTGGTTTATTAGGACTGCTGTCTTATTCCTTATAAGTCTCATCAGATGTACATAACGATCTTACTTGTTCAATGTTTTCGTTCTCTAAGATGAACGTTCCGTTTTAGCAACATAACAGAAACATTCACAGTTTTATTCAAATCACACTTAAGATACTATTTTTAGGCTTCCAGGTCactaataatatttatttcGTTTTATGACAAGGAATATTGTTGTATATCATGTGTGTACTATGATGGGATGACAGTGGAGAGTGGCAGTTTCTGCTGCTGATCGTTTGAATTATTGAGGTAGTAGTTAGAAATCATCCTTTCTGGCCCCCTGTGCGATGAAGTCACTTCCTTAAAGTATAGTGACAATTTGCTTTCAGTACCAGGCCCTGTCGATATTTTTTTGTTTCCCCCCTCTGACAAAGCTAGAGTTACATGTCAAAGTAATAAGTGTCCAACGCCACGCGACCACTCAATCACCACGCTTGACTGACGACCACTACATTGTCACGCTTGATTGGCGACAAATTAATCGTCGCGATTAATCGACGACCACTACATCGTCACGCTTGATTGAGGACCATTCCTTCGTCACGCTTGATTGAGGACCATTCCTTCGTCACGCTTGATTGAGGACCATTCCTTCGTCACGCTTGATTCAGGACCATTCCATCGTCACGTTGGAGTTAATTGGAGCTAGCTCCCATCTTCGCATAGGGTTTCCCTTAATCTATTTTAGACTGCCATCAATGTACTTGATTGTGTTAAATTGTTTGCCCTTAACTTAACTCAGAGATTTTTTTGCTGCagtttaaaaatagaaaataaaacctGTGATACCTTATCCTACAcatatctttaatattttaaaatgaccaCATGCTATCATTAAAATTCAAGatgaaaaaaaaccttaaatATATTACTGGAGCGATAAtgatttaaacaatatttccttacattaaatatttcatttatgttGTGGTATCAAAATCTACATATTTACTAGCCTGGTAACAAAATGAGTTGATCATACATAAAGTCTCAGTATGTCTAGTCtggttatatcaacatttgataCCAAGAAACTAAAACTAcacattttgttatttaaatcTTAAAATCATTATTGGTTCTGCGTTCATCCTTCAGTTCTCATCGCTGCCCTCGTCAGCCTTATACTGACAGAAGGGGATGTACTTCATCCCCCTCCACGAGAGCCAACGTCTGGGTAAAGGAGGGGCGTACACTTCTGGTCCCTCTTGGTAATCCGCCTGCCCGTATGACCCCGGGTCCTGCCAAGCTGTAATTCCCCGTTCTCTGGCTGTACCtatgtgtgtagatatatacttgtTATCATCAAGTTTCACTAGATAAACATAAACATGTTGAATATGGATTAATTGGTCTGGTTTTACACCGAATTTATGCTAAATATATCTAAGGGTTcatcaaaatgatttttataatgagAGGAAGGCTGCACTACCTTCAGTTAATTTGCCGTTACGTCGCATGTCATATTGAAATTCTTAAGAATGTTGGTAGCGgataagaatatatatatttcattatttaaggATCTTTCGCACAAGTCAGGATTATGACACTTTATATTAGAATTGCACAATAGCATCTACTTATGTTCTCATCGAAATCATACGCTCCAATTTACCATATAAACAAACGTGCGATATGTAATTTGTAGAAATTATTAGGAACGTTCGCGCGCAcctgatgacgtcacaacagGTTTGTGTTTCAGTTGCCGAACAATGTGGACTActtttgttatatttcaaaatcGACGAGAAATATAAGACTTATGAAGCATTACATGTAACTCTTCAGTTCCGGATTCCatatagcccgagtttcttctggccctgacaccatgtctggtaacTCGGGCTAGATTTCCTACTGTGTTATATTCAGGCTGACTAATTTTATATAATGCGGGCTATTCCTACGAAATTCACTTATGTCCAAATTGACCACATGAAACATTCCTTGATACAATAGCTTTAAAAGTCATTAGAAATAGTTCTTAAAGAACGACCAGCAAAATTCCGACTTATAACGAGATATCCCTTTAAATCATTCAATTAAATAATTTCTGCTACCAACATttattggaaatatttatcaatcgTTGCATCTGCTTAACTTTAATATGAAGGTGATTGAAAAAGTAAGTTATATTAAGTCGCAATAATACTAACCTGGAACCGTGTTGTCTAGGAAGGCCGCTGTGACACCCCCACACAGGACAGGGTTTGACAGGAGTGTCTTCGCAATGTAATTGTTGTAGGAACCACCTAAAGGCGAACCAAATCCGCTATTTTTTTATCTTACATTATTTTAACCATACTTTGTTCGCGAAgcaatattaattaaaaaaaaacatgaaatattttatggtaacattttttttacttgGAATCGTTATGATAGCGTTTGGCCTAGGTGCAATGTACGATTTGTAGTTCAGCGCGTTCGATGTGCGATTTGTAGTTCAGCGCATTCGATGATCGTTAATATCCATGGCTATGAATGTGGCATAAATAAATTTGGCATACATTGATGTGGTGTGATGTGACGGTTATCTTTTCggaacatatacatgtagttcttATCTCTGATCGTTTTCAGGATTTGCGGGTAAATCATTCCCTTGTTTCTATTTTTGGCTCTTTTGTCGATTTGAGCTTACTTTGTACAGGTGATATGCCTTTCTTAATGGTAACCCCAAGTAATTAACTATTAggatataatataatgatatgatattataatacaatattaggatataatataatgatataatattataatacaatattatgataaaatatattgatatacatgtactataagaATACAATATTAAGATATAATATTAGAATAAAATATTAGGATAAAATATTAGGatatgatattatgatatatcattAGGATACAATATTAGGATTTACAAATAGGATACATTTCTATGATGCAATATTAGATAACATTTTACCATACAAAATTAGGATACAATATTAGGATCTACAATTAGGATAAATTTTTAGGACAGAATATTAGTATAATTTTTTAGGATACAACATTAGGATTTCATATAATGACACAACATTAGGATATAATTTTATGATACAATATTTCATGCCGAGATTACGTGTGCTATGAATTTATTGTTACCTGTTTGGAGGTCATCCGGAAAGACCTCTAACCAGTAGGGAACCATCATACCTATGAGTAGAGAGATTCCGATGATGGCGAGGTTCCGAGTAGAGGAAAGTGATGCCACTTGGAGGTTGGACAGGATAATTCCATTTAACATTCCGAGCAAGACTATCATGGCGCCACCTAGGACCGGATGTGGTATAGTTATGAAAAATGCTGATACTTTACCGACAAGTCCGAACAGTATGTACATGATCGCCGTCCACAGCAAAACATCACGACTTGCTAcctatatatttaatgaaaatgaaaatatatttgatttataatGGCAAATTGACACAATTGATCAgttcatattttttttgtaacgGCGAATTTATCAATTACACATTAAATGCACCTTTAGTTAGGTTCATATAAACGAGCTAAACTTTTCTGAAATGTACACAAGTGTTTGATTCTGTTTATTACCTAACTCAgcaatatatatcaaaataattccCGTTTATATTACAGAAGAACGAAGTCCTACATATTGAGAACTGTGCTCAGGTAGTAAATTATATAGTGGGTACTGATATTTTTAAGTCCCAAGTGGCCAGTACCATTTTGTAAGACATATGCAGTGATAATTGAAAAAGATGTGTAGTGTGTATTGGCATTTTCAAACCCCGTGAGGTGAATATTGACCTCTGTAAGTCCTCGGTAGTGACCACTGACCTTTGTGTAAGTCCTGGTAGTGACCTCCCACCTTTGTATGTCCTCGGTAGTGACCACTGACCTTTATAAACCCTTCGTGGTGAATACTGAGCTTTGCAAGCCATATGTGGTGACTATTACCCATGTAAGCCCTATTTGGTGACTATTACCTATGTAAGCCCTATGTGGTGAATACTGACCTTTGTAAGCCCTATGTAGTGAATACTGACCTTTGTAAGCCCTATGTGGTGAATACTGACCTTTGTAAGCCATATGTGGTGAATACCGACCTATGTAAGCCCTATGTGGTGAATACCGACCTTTGTAAGCCCTATGTGGTGAATACCGACCTTTGTAAGCCTTATGTGGTGAATACCGACCTTTGTAAGCCCTATGTGGTGAATACCGACCTTTGTAAGCCCTATATGGTGAATACCGACCTATGTAAGCCCTATGTGGTGACTATTACCTATTTAAGCCCTATGTGGTGAATACCGACCTTTGTAAGCCCTATGTGGTTAATACCGACCTTTGTAAGCCCTATGTGGTGAATACCGACCTTTGTAAGCCCTATGTAGTGAATACTGACCTTTGTAAGCCCTATGTGGTGAATACTGACCTTTGTAAGCCATATGTGGTGAATACCGACCTATGTAAGCCCTATGTGGTGAATACCGACCTATGTAAGCCCTATGTGGTGACAATGACCTTTATAAGCCCTATGTGGTGAATACCGACCTTTGTAAGCCATATGTGGTGAATACTGACCTTTGTAAGCCATATGTGGTGAATACCGACCTTTGTAAGCCCTATGTGGTGACTATTACCTATGTAAGCCCTATGTGGTGAATACCGACCTTTGTAAGCCCTATGTGGTGAATACCGACCTATGTAAGCCCTATGTGGTGACTATTACCTATTTAAGCCCTATGTGGTGAATACCGACCTTTGTAAGCCCTATGTGGTGAATACCGACCTTTGTAAGCCCTATGTGGTGAATACCGACCTTTGTAAGTCCTGTTCGGTGAATACCGACCTTTGTAAGCCCTATGTGGTGAATACTGACCTTTGTAAGCCCTATGTGGTGACTATTACCTATGTAAGCCCTATGTGGTGAATACTGACCTTTGTAAGCCCTATGTAGTGAATACCGACCTTTGTAAGCCCTGTGTGGTGACTATGACCTTTGTAACCCCTACTGACCTTTGTAAGCCCTGTGTGGTGACAATGACCTTTGTAAGCCCTGTGTGGTGACTATGACCTTTGTAACCCCTACTGACCGTTGTAAGACCTACGTGGTAAATACCGACCTTTGTAAGCCCTATGTGGTGAATACCGACCTTTGTAAGCCCTATGTGGTGAATACCGACCTTTGTAAGCCCTATGTGGTGAATATGACCTTTGTAACCCCTACTGACCTTTGTGAGCCCTATGACCCCGATGTTCGCACCATAAGTAGTGGTAGCGTGACCACATCCCATTATCCCCGACAGGATAGTACCAATTCCTTCCACAGCAATACCCCTGTTGACAACATACCGAGGAGGTGGGGGCACGCTACAAATTCTTGCGCATGCGTAATAATCACCGATAGAGTCGATGATTGATGTAAGCGTACCAATCAAAAAACCAATAAATACGGAGGTGTTCAAAGATGGTTTTCCAAATCgatctggaaaaaaaaatgttctccTGTTCTTAGAAAAGTAGAGATGTATGCAACCATGCACAGGGGCGCTTAATTTCGCCATCCGATAAACTCATTTCGATGTCATGTACGTAATCAAAACATATGGGGTCTTGCTGTAACGTCATGGCagtttgtgtttgtgttatgATTCATAGCACTTAAACGACAATTTACCGTTAACACGTACTAATCACAATGTAAGTGGGAAAGTTCACAAAAATGGATATGTACATACAATCTTAAAATAAGTAAATTTAGTATTTTAGTTTATAATGTTTACGACACATACTTGGGTAAGGAACATTGAACCAGTTGGCGTTCGTGATGATCTCCGCTCGTGCGTCCGTTCTGGCCATGTAGTCCAAATTTGAGGGGTCATCTGAGAAAACTCCGGCGTAAGTCAGTACTGCCGACAGACCCCAGCCGGCCAGTAATCCAATGAGGACCTAAATCATATCCAAATATATTAACCAAACAGCAAAGCTGGTCAACCTATCAATCAGAATATAAGGATATCCCAAACATTGTAGACGTCTGAAAATTGACTAGCTGAGAAATAAGTGTTGACAGTTACCGAGAAAACTTGATGAAATGGGTACCAAATTATGTGAAATCTTTTTTTCCTTGACCAGGCAGGGAATGGCATCTTCCGGTTGCCTAGATACATCGACAATACCAGAGAGGTGACGGCTGTGCTGTAATTCAGAGAAACCAACATGTAATACCGTGATACAATTGTACTTTATCTTCATGACGAACCTAACAGTCCTTCCATCTCAGATACCGCGAGCTCGCATATTACATAAAATACGTACTCTATTAGATGGGAGTTCATTCATTAATGAACAACATATCTTTGTAGCTGCAATCCACTGGCCGGCCATCAACATCGGCTCGTTAAAATTGTGCTCTTTATACTTTTACTTGTTTTACTTATGTATgttgtatttcatatttatatggTACTTTTATCATCATTTAAAGACCAGACAAggcaatatacattatatgtatatgaattaCTGGAATATCTTTGTCCCAACTGACTGGTTCATTCGTGCAGACTTAGCGGACTTGTTTAGTTCCCATATTAGATTCATCGTATGGTACATCAAGACACAGATTATAACTCTGGCCAGTCCTCTTTCCTCCTGATACCTGTATGAGATGTCGTGTCACATTCTAGCCTGCTTGGATTGCAGCTACAGATGATCACTGACCAACAAAGGCACAGCAACGGAATTCGAGAAGCAGGTTGATGGAATTTTTTGGTTGCGATCATGATCTCATTAGGCTATTACTGTAAGCGTACAAATTTTAGCGATAATATCATTTTAGCGGAAATCTTATTTTGGCGATTCGCGCCCTGGAACCattccgctaaattatgattacACTAATTGTAGTTTACCTTTATTGGTTTCTAAGGCAATCATTGTTGGCGCGCTATAATTCACTATTTcgctaatctgttttaattttggctttgcgctaaaatttgacTTCATTAAGTACGTCTGCAGTAATGGATTGAGCGATCTAAAAGTAGAGTCGAaaacttttgttatatatctttagTTTAATCTGACAATAACGTGCAGACTTTAAAAACATCTCACTACAATATTTTTTCGCCTTTCACCATGCTAGCACTTACAGAACAGATACGCCCCATTGATGTCTGCAGAAGTTCACGGCGCTACGGCACACGAACAAACTCATAAGTAAGATGGCCGGGACTATTGTGATGGGTCCAACAAACTTGATAACAAGGCCGGATATTCCCGTCAGTCCTACCAGGGAGTGGATACATCCGACCAGAATCAAACATCCCTGGAACTGGAACATTTAAAgtctaacacatcaacaacAGTGTATAGCAGTCTGTcgatctgtatatatattggtgatccgaagatatagatttgaatttcctgtcgtagttgtaccgagagaaatatttataatacgttttatatgtacaatccgtatccatgtatgtaaatacattgcgatccaggtacAAGCTGTACTATACCTAGTCGTTCTGTTAttgtgtttggtttatttttgtttaacgtcctattaacagccagggtcatttaaggacgtgccaggctttggaggtggaggaaagccggagtacctggagaaaaaccaccgacctacggccagtaccaggctgtcccacgtgggtttcgaactcacaacccagaagtggatggctagtgataaaatttcgggacaccttaaccactcggccacaaTGGCCCCTTCGTTATGTTAACTAAAATCGATAAAACTAGGGGAATGTTAACAAAGTATCAATTTATATTAAAGATACAAGGACAatagaataagaccaggtgtttcggaaaAGAAAGCCACTTCTTTCAAGAATGTTAATAATGTAAGAACAATGCAAGTTAAGAGAGCACCAGTGTGGTCACGTGTCATATCTAAGTGTGACAATTATTGACTCCGCGTACACGGCTGCTGATTTTCAATCTACAATGTTATAGCCTCCATGGCATACAATCACACAAGCAGACCCACCATATCTTTAATAACCGAATGGAAAACTACTTATTTACAACTAAGTCAAACTTTTAGTTACCTCCGACAATTTTGTTAGGGCAAGGCTCCTTTTTAATTCCATATCGCTTGCTGTATTAACCAGAGAACTGTCGTTCATGGAAATGCTAATGTTGCTAATTTGATTTGTGTCCGTCTCTGTAAGAGACAGAATGATAAAATATCTTTGTTGATACAATATAATAACTGAAAGCAgacattttttacaaaatgatcacatttttTTCCTTTGATGGACATTGATATGATTGTTCTTACCATTTGAGAGTTTGCAAATATCCGGATTTATCATCTTCATAGCCAGGAAAGGCAAAACGTAGTCCACTGTAGCTCCTTGAAACACGGGTAGCCTACAAGACATCCAGAAGTCAGTTACGCACATAATTATTGACCTTTTTCTCACTTGGATGCAAAACACGGTTCCTTTCAAGAAAacaagttgaaaaaaaaaaggaaaatgcaTTCCTATTGTAGCTAAGAtctgaagaaaaaatatttctaataaaaatAATCAGAGAGAGGGCTTTCTTTACCTTTGACAAATTACTATTGTATCTAAAGTctgaaaatataatgaaaacatcGGACAGCTTTCCTGTCTGTAAATCCTTGTTGATACTGTTGAGTGAGACACTGGACATTTTGATCGTGTCCCTTTGAACGTCCCATACCTGACTCCAATCGTGACCATCAACAACGTAGTAACTCCATTCATTAGCAGAGAAGAACTTAGAAGGTCCCTTCTGATGTCTAGGAGATCAGACGCACAAGCCACATCTGCCACAAAGGCTGACACCACCAGACTATGAGACAGCGAGATGATGGTTTGCTGTAAGGATATTTACAACGTTTtataatttgaagaaaaaaaaccccaaaaccccccccccaaaaccaaaaacaacaacaacaaaaaaaccaaacaaacaaacaaacaaaagaaaacaaaaaaaaacatcaacaaaaaaccgaaacaaacaaataaaaaaaattacaactaTTGCCTTCAACAAAAAGGAATATTTTCTACAGTATATGAATTAAGTAAGACGTGTTTACAATTCCTGCGAAAGATTcaaatgataaaatcattatgGCTATTTAAGTTATCTTCTATTACATCTTATACGTATCCTGGAACATTATGTGTTTTACGGTATCAGCGCGTGGAATAAAGTGTGTCTATATAGCCTTATGACAGCAATATGAAAACATAAAGGAAGAGCACGTTATTTGCAAAGAAGGCTGAATGTCAAGCGTTGTAACTAAAGGCAAATAGACATTGTGTTGAGATGGACAGAAGTCTTAATCACCTGTAAGGCAAAGAAAATAGAAAGATGGATGGGAGGTCTAtctgatattttgtacaatagtTTAGGGTCGTCGTCACATTCGATCACCACGTGATCTGGATTAAGCTGAAATTGTTCTTCTGTATCTGTGTCCACGTCCGAGGTATTCTCTGGTTTCGCATTTCCCAGCATCGTACTTGACGACTTCATACTTCCTGAAAAGAATGTTTAATTAATCAAACATATCAGCATTGTCatatatatcagtaaacatATTCGTGCATTTTTATAAGGAATTAATATGTTTGTTTCCTATGATGACCTCCTTATGACAATTATCGTATTACTCCCTtaaaaacacaatatcataCTCTAAGTATACCCTAAGGCTTGATAGTCACCACATGTGTCAGGAATTCCATGTGAAGCCTGGAAAAGCTATCTCAGCACAACCCAACGTCTTCCACAATTAATCTTGCCCATCAACTGGGTTAATATTTCATGTTGTCTGCCATAGAATTCTCCAATGACAGCCTGGCAAACATTCTGCTAactttttgttaatattttgctTCACGAGTGATAGATGGATTGTATGTTTGTCTATGGTCAACTTTCAGACAGACAGTAGTATTTCGAACAGACTGttcaattatttcaataaaaacttGTAAGATAGCTGCTCTTTCAAGCGTGTCTTCagttatagaaaatatatatttcacttgtgtggctaacattttgatatttttcacaagtgcACTCGTGAACAACATCAAAACATTGCTATAGCCACACCCGAGAAATTTATTTGGTATTattgaagacactgttagatatcctctatgtattacTACATTAAAAACAGGAAATAGTTTCCACAGATACACAgtgatattgtata encodes:
- the LOC117343261 gene encoding solute carrier family 23 member 2-like; amino-acid sequence: MGVVTDNKLLDLNFQELNIEDRIKFGSMKSSSTMLGNAKPENTSDVDTDTEEQFQLNPDHVVIECDDDPKLLYKISDRPPIHLSIFFALQQTIISLSHSLVVSAFVADVACASDLLDIRRDLLSSSLLMNGVTTLLMVTIGVRLPVFQGATVDYVLPFLAMKMINPDICKLSNETDTNQISNISISMNDSSLVNTASDMELKRSLALTKLSEFQGCLILVGCIHSLVGLTGISGLVIKFVGPITIVPAILLMSLFVCRSAVNFCRHQWGVSVLTAVTSLVLSMYLGNRKMPFPAWSRKKRFHIIWYPFHQVFSVLIGLLAGWGLSAVLTYAGVFSDDPSNLDYMARTDARAEIITNANWFNVPYPNRFGKPSLNTSVFIGFLIGTLTSIIDSIGDYYACARICSVPPPPRYVVNRGIAVEGIGTILSGIMGCGHATTTYGANIGVIGLTKVASRDVLLWTAIMYILFGLVGKVSAFFITIPHPVLGGAMIVLLGMLNGIILSNLQVASLSSTRNLAIIGISLLIGMMVPYWLEVFPDDLQTGGSYNNYIAKTLLSNPVLCGGVTAAFLDNTVPGTARERGITAWQDPGSYGQADYQEGPEVYAPPLPRRWLSWRGMKYIPFCQYKADEGSDEN